In Bubalus bubalis isolate 160015118507 breed Murrah chromosome 3, NDDB_SH_1, whole genome shotgun sequence, a genomic segment contains:
- the ZBTB5 gene encoding zinc finger and BTB domain-containing protein 5 isoform X1, with the protein MPWSMIMDFPGHFEQIFQQLNYQRLHGQLCDCVIVVGNRHFKAHRSVLAACSTHFRALFSVAEGDQTMNMIQLDSEVVTAEAFAALIDMMYTSTLMLGESNVMDVLLAASHLHLNSVVKACKHYLTTRTLPMSPPSERVQEQSARMQRSFMLQQLGLSIVSSALSSSQSGEEQPAPMSSSMRGNLDQRTPFPMRRLHKRKQSAEERARQRLRPTLDESAISDVTPENGPGVHSREEFFSPDSLKIVDNPKADGMADNPDDSTIMFDQSFGAQEDAQVPSQSDNSASNMAQLSMASRATQVETSFEQETTAEKSAFQCENPEVGLGEKEHMRVVVKSEPLSSPEPQDEVSDVTSQAEGSESVEVEGVVVSAEKIDLSPESSDRSFSDPQSSTDRVGDIHILEVTNNLEHKSTFSISNFLNKSRGNNFSTNQNNDDNLPNTTSDCRLEGEAPYLLSPEAGPASGPSSAPGAHVENPFSEPADSHFVRPMQDVMGLPCVQTSGYQGGEQFGMDFSRSGLGLHSSFSRVMMGSPRGGASNFPYYRRIAPKMPVVTSVRSSQIPENSASSQLMMNAATSSFENGLPSQPGPPQLTRASADVLSKCKKALSEHNVLVVEGARKYACKICCKTFLTLTDCKKHIRVHTGEKPYACLKCGKRFSQSSHLYKHSKTTCLRWQSSNLPSTLL; encoded by the coding sequence GATCATGGATTTTCCTGGTCACTTTGAACAGATCTTCCAGCAGCTGAACTATCAGAGACTTCATGGCCAGCTCTGTGACTGTGTCATTGTGGTGGGGAACAGACATTTCAAAGCCCACCGCTCAGTACTAGCAGCATGCAGCACGCATTTCCGAGCCCTGTTCTCAGTGGCAGAGGGAGATCAGACCATGAACATGATCCAGCTGGATAGCGAAGTGGTGACAGCAGAGGCCTTCGCCGCACTGATTGACATGATGTACACCTCCACTCTCATGCTGGGGGAGAGCAATGTCATGGATGTCTTACTGGCAGCCTCTCACCTGCACCTGAACTCTGTTGTTAAGGCATGTAAACATTACCTGACGACACGGACGCTGCCCATGTCTCCCCCCAGCGAGCGTGTTCAGGAGCAGAGCGCCCGCATGCAGCGCTCCTTTATGCTGCAGCAGCTGGGACTGAGCATTGTGAGCTCCGCCCTCAGTTCCAGCCAGAGCGGCGAGGAGCAGCCAGCCCCCATGAGCTCCTCGATGCGCGGTAACCTGGACCAGCGGACGCCCTTCCCCATGCGCCGCCTGCACAAGCGCAAGCAGTCTGCGGAGGAGCGGGCCAGACAGCGCCTCCGACCCACCCTGGACGAGTCTGCCATCTCCGACGTGACGCCAGAGAATGGGCCGGGGGTTCATTCCCGGGAGGAGTTCTTTTCTCCAGATTCTCTGAAAATTGTGGACAACCCTAAGGCTGATGGGATGGCCGACAACCCAGACGACAGCACCATCATGTTTGACCAGTCTTTTGGCGCTCAAGAAGATGCCCAGGTGCCCAGCCAGTCCGACAACAGCGCCAGCAACATGGCCCAGCTCTCCATGGCCTCCCGTGCCACTCAGGTCGAGACTAGTTTTGAGCAGGAAACCACAGCTGAGAAGAGTGCTTTTCAGTGTGAAAACCCGGAGGTGGGCCTTGGTGAGAAGGAGCACATGAGGGTGGTGGTCAAATCTGAGCCCCTGAGCTCTCCTGAGCCTCAGGACGAAGTGAGTGACGTGACCTCCCAAGCGGAAGGCAGCGAGTCggtggaggtggagggggtggtggtcAGTGCTGAGAAGATAGACCTCAGCCCAGAGAGCAGCGACCGGAGTTTTTCAGATCCCCAGTCTAGCACTGACCGGGTAGGGGACATCCACATTTTGGAAGTCACCAATAACCTCGAACATAAATCCACCTTTagtatttcaaattttcttaaCAAGAGCAGAGGAAATAACTTTAGTACCAATCAGAACAATGACGATAATCTCCCAAACACAACCAGTGACTGCAGGCTGGAGGGGGAGGCCCCTTATTTGTTGAGTCCGGAGGCTGGGCCTGCGAGCGGGCCCTCCTCGGCCCCCGGTGCTCATGTGGAGAACCCATTCAGCGAGCCCGCGGACTCCCACTTTGTCAGGCCCATGCAGGACGTGATGGGCCTACCGTGTGTGCAGACCTCAGGCTACCAAGGAGGAGAACAGTTTGGGATGGATTTTTCCAGGTCCGGTTTGGGATTGCactcctccttctccagggtaatgATGGGTTCCCCTCGAGGAGGAGCCAGTAACTTTCCATACTACCGCCGCATAGCTCCCAAAATGCCAGTGGTAACTTCTGTCAGGAGCTCACAGATCCCAGAGAATTCTGCCAGTTCCCAGCTAATGATGAATGCGGCCACGTCCTCATTTGAAAACGGCCTCCCTTCACAGCCCGGCCCCCCACAGCTGACGAGGGCATCTGCTGACGTCTTGTCAAAGTGCAAGAAGGCCTTATCGGAGCACAATGTCTTGGTTGTAGAGGGGGCTCGCAAGTACGCCTGCAAAATCTGCTGCAAGACTTTCTTGACCCTGACAGATTGCAAGAAGCACATCCGTGTTCACACAGGTGAAAAACCCTATGCCTGCCTGAAGTGCGGCAAGAGGTTCAGTCAGTCCAGCCACCTGTACAAACACTCGAAGACCACCTGCCTGCGCTGGCAGAGCAGCAACCTCCCCAGCACTTTGCTCTAG
- the ZBTB5 gene encoding zinc finger and BTB domain-containing protein 5 isoform X2, with protein sequence MDFPGHFEQIFQQLNYQRLHGQLCDCVIVVGNRHFKAHRSVLAACSTHFRALFSVAEGDQTMNMIQLDSEVVTAEAFAALIDMMYTSTLMLGESNVMDVLLAASHLHLNSVVKACKHYLTTRTLPMSPPSERVQEQSARMQRSFMLQQLGLSIVSSALSSSQSGEEQPAPMSSSMRGNLDQRTPFPMRRLHKRKQSAEERARQRLRPTLDESAISDVTPENGPGVHSREEFFSPDSLKIVDNPKADGMADNPDDSTIMFDQSFGAQEDAQVPSQSDNSASNMAQLSMASRATQVETSFEQETTAEKSAFQCENPEVGLGEKEHMRVVVKSEPLSSPEPQDEVSDVTSQAEGSESVEVEGVVVSAEKIDLSPESSDRSFSDPQSSTDRVGDIHILEVTNNLEHKSTFSISNFLNKSRGNNFSTNQNNDDNLPNTTSDCRLEGEAPYLLSPEAGPASGPSSAPGAHVENPFSEPADSHFVRPMQDVMGLPCVQTSGYQGGEQFGMDFSRSGLGLHSSFSRVMMGSPRGGASNFPYYRRIAPKMPVVTSVRSSQIPENSASSQLMMNAATSSFENGLPSQPGPPQLTRASADVLSKCKKALSEHNVLVVEGARKYACKICCKTFLTLTDCKKHIRVHTGEKPYACLKCGKRFSQSSHLYKHSKTTCLRWQSSNLPSTLL encoded by the coding sequence ATGGATTTTCCTGGTCACTTTGAACAGATCTTCCAGCAGCTGAACTATCAGAGACTTCATGGCCAGCTCTGTGACTGTGTCATTGTGGTGGGGAACAGACATTTCAAAGCCCACCGCTCAGTACTAGCAGCATGCAGCACGCATTTCCGAGCCCTGTTCTCAGTGGCAGAGGGAGATCAGACCATGAACATGATCCAGCTGGATAGCGAAGTGGTGACAGCAGAGGCCTTCGCCGCACTGATTGACATGATGTACACCTCCACTCTCATGCTGGGGGAGAGCAATGTCATGGATGTCTTACTGGCAGCCTCTCACCTGCACCTGAACTCTGTTGTTAAGGCATGTAAACATTACCTGACGACACGGACGCTGCCCATGTCTCCCCCCAGCGAGCGTGTTCAGGAGCAGAGCGCCCGCATGCAGCGCTCCTTTATGCTGCAGCAGCTGGGACTGAGCATTGTGAGCTCCGCCCTCAGTTCCAGCCAGAGCGGCGAGGAGCAGCCAGCCCCCATGAGCTCCTCGATGCGCGGTAACCTGGACCAGCGGACGCCCTTCCCCATGCGCCGCCTGCACAAGCGCAAGCAGTCTGCGGAGGAGCGGGCCAGACAGCGCCTCCGACCCACCCTGGACGAGTCTGCCATCTCCGACGTGACGCCAGAGAATGGGCCGGGGGTTCATTCCCGGGAGGAGTTCTTTTCTCCAGATTCTCTGAAAATTGTGGACAACCCTAAGGCTGATGGGATGGCCGACAACCCAGACGACAGCACCATCATGTTTGACCAGTCTTTTGGCGCTCAAGAAGATGCCCAGGTGCCCAGCCAGTCCGACAACAGCGCCAGCAACATGGCCCAGCTCTCCATGGCCTCCCGTGCCACTCAGGTCGAGACTAGTTTTGAGCAGGAAACCACAGCTGAGAAGAGTGCTTTTCAGTGTGAAAACCCGGAGGTGGGCCTTGGTGAGAAGGAGCACATGAGGGTGGTGGTCAAATCTGAGCCCCTGAGCTCTCCTGAGCCTCAGGACGAAGTGAGTGACGTGACCTCCCAAGCGGAAGGCAGCGAGTCggtggaggtggagggggtggtggtcAGTGCTGAGAAGATAGACCTCAGCCCAGAGAGCAGCGACCGGAGTTTTTCAGATCCCCAGTCTAGCACTGACCGGGTAGGGGACATCCACATTTTGGAAGTCACCAATAACCTCGAACATAAATCCACCTTTagtatttcaaattttcttaaCAAGAGCAGAGGAAATAACTTTAGTACCAATCAGAACAATGACGATAATCTCCCAAACACAACCAGTGACTGCAGGCTGGAGGGGGAGGCCCCTTATTTGTTGAGTCCGGAGGCTGGGCCTGCGAGCGGGCCCTCCTCGGCCCCCGGTGCTCATGTGGAGAACCCATTCAGCGAGCCCGCGGACTCCCACTTTGTCAGGCCCATGCAGGACGTGATGGGCCTACCGTGTGTGCAGACCTCAGGCTACCAAGGAGGAGAACAGTTTGGGATGGATTTTTCCAGGTCCGGTTTGGGATTGCactcctccttctccagggtaatgATGGGTTCCCCTCGAGGAGGAGCCAGTAACTTTCCATACTACCGCCGCATAGCTCCCAAAATGCCAGTGGTAACTTCTGTCAGGAGCTCACAGATCCCAGAGAATTCTGCCAGTTCCCAGCTAATGATGAATGCGGCCACGTCCTCATTTGAAAACGGCCTCCCTTCACAGCCCGGCCCCCCACAGCTGACGAGGGCATCTGCTGACGTCTTGTCAAAGTGCAAGAAGGCCTTATCGGAGCACAATGTCTTGGTTGTAGAGGGGGCTCGCAAGTACGCCTGCAAAATCTGCTGCAAGACTTTCTTGACCCTGACAGATTGCAAGAAGCACATCCGTGTTCACACAGGTGAAAAACCCTATGCCTGCCTGAAGTGCGGCAAGAGGTTCAGTCAGTCCAGCCACCTGTACAAACACTCGAAGACCACCTGCCTGCGCTGGCAGAGCAGCAACCTCCCCAGCACTTTGCTCTAG